One genomic segment of Rivularia sp. PCC 7116 includes these proteins:
- a CDS encoding RNA polymerase sigma factor, giving the protein MVIYNSRQAFDAEFETLLFPGSSSAHSMLGFILRSLAQFNLSRSFTVTEILIEAYVRGVKQIEKGEYIENPIPWIRSTSYNIIREYSRQRNRICQLEEERIEPPTDCSLLDFKDVNEDLERVLLAFEKLDEEEKEILRLKIIEKLKWKEIIQVLEDRGIRFKNEAALRKRKERALKHLREIYHSLYPQNV; this is encoded by the coding sequence ATGGTAATCTATAATTCTCGCCAAGCATTTGATGCAGAGTTTGAGACGCTGCTGTTTCCTGGTAGTTCTTCTGCTCATTCAATGCTGGGTTTTATCCTACGTAGCCTTGCTCAGTTTAACCTATCACGTAGTTTTACTGTCACTGAAATCCTAATCGAAGCATATGTACGTGGTGTGAAACAAATTGAGAAAGGAGAATACATTGAAAACCCTATTCCCTGGATTAGATCCACATCTTACAACATAATTCGAGAATATAGCAGACAACGTAATAGAATTTGTCAACTCGAAGAAGAAAGAATAGAACCTCCTACAGATTGCAGTCTACTTGATTTTAAGGACGTTAACGAAGATTTAGAAAGGGTATTATTAGCATTTGAAAAATTAGATGAAGAGGAAAAAGAAATTCTGAGATTAAAAATAATAGAAAAATTAAAATGGAAAGAAATTATTCAAGTTCTAGAAGACAGGGGTATTAGATTTAAAAACGAAGCAGCATTGAGAAAGCGTAAGGAAAGAGCTTTAAAACATCTTCGCGAAATTTATCATTCACTCTATCCTCAGAATGTTTAG
- a CDS encoding glutathione S-transferase family protein: MKLYDLELSGNCYKVRLFLSLLDIKYELVPVDFMSGEHKSPEFLQLNPWGEIPVLEDGDLILRDSQAILVYLARKYGGDWFPNDAKNMALVTQWLSTAANEIARGPNDARLNKKFGFAINLDAAQQKAESILNLIEKHLTTTKNQWLALDYPTIADIACFPYIALAPEGGVMLDKYPAINQWCDRIKKLPNFIEMPGISK, translated from the coding sequence ATGAAACTATATGATTTAGAGCTTTCCGGGAATTGCTATAAAGTACGTTTATTTTTATCCTTGCTGGATATCAAATACGAACTTGTGCCCGTTGATTTTATGTCTGGAGAACACAAATCGCCAGAATTTTTACAGTTAAATCCTTGGGGAGAAATTCCGGTATTGGAAGATGGCGATTTAATTTTGAGAGATTCCCAAGCGATTTTAGTTTATCTGGCAAGAAAATATGGTGGAGATTGGTTTCCTAACGATGCGAAAAACATGGCATTAGTAACTCAATGGTTATCAACAGCAGCCAACGAAATTGCTCGCGGTCCTAATGATGCTAGATTAAACAAAAAGTTTGGTTTTGCGATTAACTTGGATGCAGCACAACAAAAAGCAGAATCAATTTTAAATCTTATCGAAAAGCATTTAACTACAACTAAAAATCAATGGTTGGCCTTAGATTATCCTACAATTGCCGATATTGCTTGCTTTCCCTATATTGCCTTAGCGCCAGAAGGTGGTGTGATGTTAGATAAATATCCTGCCATAAATCAATGGTGCGATCGCATTAAAAAATTGCCCAACTTTATTGAAATGCCCGGAATAAGCAAGTAA
- a CDS encoding pentapeptide repeat-containing protein, whose product MTDLNLNGRKKQKITYTASNEGIEEAERALKRLGFESKSNFAKSQLISRTTVTKFFNHQPIQLDSFKRICDALTLEWGEIAELREKKQLESFEKTACSGSMINKEVEVEMTSRRQVTVIDKKSETIKVQITLEGDINSVSNFKILELILREHSGDTIKVIDIQEGSIKLTIEGSQQDIERLVERIQSGEITEVNGFPVTNFQILGESSGDRLSNEAVDKWSLVQEIVTQPIQERDLRGIDLSDADLSGADLSYADLSYADLSGADLSGADLTFTDLKASRLSSANLNGTDLSGANLIFIDLSGADLSYADLSYAELNNAFLSGANLSSADLSAVDLSYADLNDADLSDADLSAANLKGTKINNKTKLDNKWFLVWTIVNFDAVFQNLRNVDLRSADLRNTNLSNVDLSGAFLENADLSGANLSDADLSNANLIGAKMSGTNLSRVKVKGAIFGDNIDLPKDMECDLENGGAIFNDSPGDRSGALARY is encoded by the coding sequence ATGACAGACCTTAACCTCAACGGCAGAAAAAAGCAGAAAATAACTTATACTGCCTCTAATGAAGGTATAGAAGAAGCAGAGAGGGCTTTAAAAAGGCTAGGGTTTGAGTCAAAAAGTAATTTTGCAAAGTCACAATTAATATCTCGCACTACAGTTACAAAATTTTTTAATCATCAACCAATTCAGCTTGATTCTTTTAAAAGAATATGCGATGCATTAACATTAGAATGGGGAGAAATCGCGGAATTACGAGAAAAAAAGCAATTAGAATCCTTTGAAAAAACTGCTTGCAGTGGCTCAATGATTAATAAAGAGGTGGAAGTAGAAATGACTAGCCGCCGTCAAGTAACTGTGATAGATAAAAAAAGTGAAACAATTAAAGTTCAAATTACATTAGAAGGTGATATTAATTCAGTTAGTAATTTTAAAATTCTCGAATTAATTTTACGAGAACATTCGGGAGACACTATAAAAGTTATTGATATTCAAGAAGGCAGTATCAAGTTAACTATAGAAGGTTCTCAACAAGATATTGAAAGGCTTGTAGAGCGCATACAATCGGGAGAAATAACGGAAGTAAATGGCTTTCCTGTTACAAACTTTCAAATTTTGGGCGAAAGTTCAGGCGATCGCCTAAGTAACGAAGCAGTAGACAAATGGAGTTTGGTACAAGAAATAGTCACTCAGCCAATTCAAGAACGAGATTTGAGAGGTATTGATTTGAGTGATGCAGACCTTAGTGGTGCCGATTTAAGCTATGCCGATTTAAGCTATGCCGATCTTAGTGGCGCAGACCTTAGTGGCGCAGACTTAACCTTTACCGACCTGAAGGCTAGCCGCTTAAGCAGTGCGAACTTGAACGGTACAGACTTAAGTGGTGCCAATTTAATATTTATCGACCTCAGTGGTGCCGATTTAAGCTATGCCGATTTAAGCTATGCCGAACTAAATAATGCATTCCTAAGTGGGGCTAATTTAAGTAGTGCCGACCTAAGTGCTGTTGACCTAAGTTATGCCGATCTCAATGATGCTGATTTGAGTGATGCCGACTTGAGTGCTGCTAACTTAAAGGGTACAAAAATTAATAACAAAACAAAGCTTGATAATAAATGGTTTCTTGTCTGGACAATTGTAAATTTTGATGCTGTATTTCAAAACTTAAGAAATGTTGACCTGAGAAGTGCTGACTTGAGAAATACCAATTTGAGTAATGTAGATTTAAGCGGTGCCTTCCTAGAAAATGCTGACTTAAGTGGTGCAAATTTAAGTGATGCTGATTTGAGTAATGCTAACTTAATTGGAGCAAAAATGAGCGGCACTAATCTTAGCAGAGTAAAAGTAAAGGGCGCTATCTTCGGAGATAATATTGACCTTCCTAAAGATATGGAATGCGATCTGGAGAACGGAGGCGCTATTTTTAACGATTCTCCAGGCGATCGCTCTGGAGCCTTGGCTCGCTATTAG
- a CDS encoding TetR/AcrR family transcriptional regulator, whose translation MSKEEAIVKLIPAFRKYGYEGASLTLLSKATGLGKASLYHYFPGGKSEMAAAVFEYVDSDFSKSVLKTLQRDGEPIVKIQAACLRLRQFYNSGRNSCFLAIMSFGEADKLFHDKVKARLELVIDSLAKVLVEAGIEKDIATIRAQDAIAQIQGALVLVRILDDTEPFERVIEGLPGRLLG comes from the coding sequence ATGTCCAAAGAAGAAGCGATAGTCAAATTAATTCCAGCATTTAGGAAATATGGTTATGAAGGTGCGAGTTTAACCTTGCTTTCCAAAGCGACTGGATTGGGAAAAGCGAGTCTTTACCATTACTTTCCCGGTGGTAAATCGGAAATGGCTGCTGCTGTGTTTGAGTATGTGGATAGTGATTTTAGTAAGTCAGTGTTGAAGACTTTGCAGCGAGATGGTGAGCCTATAGTAAAAATTCAAGCAGCTTGCTTACGTCTGCGACAATTTTATAATTCTGGGAGAAATTCTTGTTTTTTAGCGATTATGTCCTTTGGTGAAGCGGATAAATTGTTTCACGATAAAGTAAAAGCGAGATTGGAATTGGTGATTGATAGTTTAGCGAAAGTTTTGGTGGAAGCGGGGATTGAGAAAGACATTGCCACAATCAGGGCACAAGACGCGATCGCGCAAATTCAAGGAGCGTTGGTATTGGTAAGAATTTTGGATGATACCGAACCTTTTGAAAGAGTTATTGAGGGTTTGCCGGGAAGGTTGTTGGGTTAA
- a CDS encoding bifunctional 2-polyprenyl-6-hydroxyphenol methylase/3-demethylubiquinol 3-O-methyltransferase UbiG, with translation MTQNWFDNIYIKAKGDSNQVPWANMTANAYLKDWLNQHSEIEKNAKALVIGCGLGDDAEILAEKGFNVTAFDISSTAIDWCKQRFPNSSVNYVVADLFDLDSSHNWIGNFDFVFEARTIQSLPLKVREQTMEAVAQFVAPEGTLLVVTVTRDTPEEPSGPPYPLSLEEVDYFQQLGLSEINRNSYSEKNSRFPKRLRIEYRFQSKS, from the coding sequence ATGACTCAAAACTGGTTCGACAACATATATATAAAAGCCAAAGGAGATTCCAATCAAGTACCTTGGGCAAATATGACAGCAAATGCCTATCTCAAAGATTGGTTAAACCAACATTCAGAAATTGAGAAAAATGCTAAAGCTTTAGTTATAGGATGCGGATTGGGAGACGATGCAGAAATCTTGGCTGAAAAAGGTTTTAATGTAACTGCTTTTGATATTTCTTCTACGGCAATAGATTGGTGTAAACAAAGGTTTCCCAATTCTTCTGTTAACTATGTTGTTGCCGATTTATTTGATTTAGATTCTAGTCACAACTGGATAGGAAACTTTGATTTCGTTTTTGAAGCGAGAACAATTCAATCCCTACCTTTAAAAGTGCGCGAGCAAACAATGGAAGCCGTTGCTCAATTCGTTGCCCCCGAAGGTACATTATTAGTTGTGACCGTGACTCGCGATACTCCCGAAGAACCAAGTGGACCACCTTATCCTTTATCTTTGGAAGAAGTAGATTATTTTCAGCAGTTGGGATTATCAGAAATTAACCGTAATAGTTATTCGGAGAAGAATAGTAGATTTCCCAAACGTTTGAGAATTGAATATCGTTTTCAGTCAAAATCTTAA
- a CDS encoding type II toxin-antitoxin system RelE/ParE family toxin, giving the protein MTYRIDFSSIAKAEADAAFLNFSQFTTAERAQIWYQGLINAIVSLQEMPRRCAIAREDAFFSQEIRQLLYGQGKQTYRILFTILDEQPAATVRILHIRHASQQTIGEPEVED; this is encoded by the coding sequence ATGACATACCGCATTGATTTTTCTAGCATCGCCAAAGCTGAAGCCGACGCAGCATTTTTAAATTTTTCTCAGTTTACCACGGCCGAACGCGCCCAAATTTGGTACCAAGGGCTGATTAACGCCATCGTTTCTCTTCAAGAAATGCCTCGGCGCTGTGCGATCGCTCGTGAAGATGCCTTTTTTAGCCAAGAAATTCGTCAACTTCTCTACGGACAAGGAAAACAAACTTACCGGATTCTATTTACGATTCTTGATGAGCAGCCAGCCGCAACTGTGAGAATTCTTCATATTCGTCATGCGTCACAGCAGACAATTGGTGAACCGGAAGTAGAGGATTAA